In one Solanum lycopersicum chromosome 11, SLM_r2.1 genomic region, the following are encoded:
- the LOC101247099 gene encoding protein TIC 100: protein MADPKEVNSNSSENELIPEEESDKEEEDEEEEEEEEEEEEEEIEEEPSSPSESDDSSDSESETEEGFRPITRSGEPNIDDEENVTPEENVKRFMRILNSKSRNRELDEEEKGYTYHEDLFDFPYDPENWREEDLKELWGDAPIEMTKPGWDPNWVDEEEDDIIAEETKAGRDPPIAPFYVPYRKPYPVIPDNNYDISNPKSVIEELDRIEEFLKWVSYIFVDGSTYEGTVWDDLAHGKGVYVAEQGLVRYEGEWLQNNMEGHGVVEVEIPHIEPIPGSKLEAKMRAEGKIIKRDFMSPEDREWLEKDIEDTLELTNGSYEIPFYENDEWIRQFGKKPEKGRYRYAGQWKHGRMHGCGLYEVNERTIYGRFYFGEHVAEDTYGCDAEISAMHAGIAEVAAAKARMFINKPDGMVREERGPYSDPQHPYLYEEDDVWMAPGFINQFYEVPDYWKAYTHDVDEEREMWLNSFYKAPLRLPMPAELEHWWSKDEKPEFILLNKEPEPDPEDPSKLVYTEDPVILHTPTGRIINYVEDEEHGLRLFWQPPVKEGEDVDPDKVEFLPLGFDEFYGRGGTVKSDSVWKRFVTSVENACKPMFDKLEKWTEEKKKAGEMKIELLKKELELAEAELSLKEALEDMDDELKRMQEEEEKKVAMGTQEEDDIVPSESTDELEKTWAEKKEDEDEDEDEEDEEEVTASSFGSADNQSSAKSDKKDNRSGKAPFGASSLSFAACTLVPTVPPKLQHTFTAWKGKLSPKPSSPLSNAPSDVHEFPKEQQTPGSISFPYAVAQNGRLRAVSQAQMPEKYISKSRIRKRSKQKTSSQIQGYQQELCFNILSLHTPLPL, encoded by the exons ATGGCGGACCCAAAAGAAGTTAACTCAAACAGTTCAGAAAATGAGCTAATCCCAGAAGAGGAATCcgacaaagaagaagaagatgaagaagaagaagaagaggaagaagaagaagaagaagaagaaattgaagaagaacCTTCTTCGCCTTCTGAATCGGACGATTCTTCTGATTCTGAGTCGGAAACTGAAGAGGGGTTTCGACCAATTACTCGTTCGGGTGAGCCGAACATAGATGACGAAGAAAATGTTACTCCAGAAGAAAATGTGAAGCGTTTCATGAGAATCCTCAATTCGAAAAGCAGGAACAGGGAATTAGATGAGGAGGAAAAAGGGTATACGTATCATGAAGACTTGTTTGATTTTCCTTATGACCCGGAAAATTGGAGGGAAGAGGATTTGAAAGAGCTATGGGGAGATGCTCCGATTGAGATGACGAAACCCGGTTGGGACCCGAATTGGGTTGATGAAGAGGAAGATGATATCATTGCAGAAGAGACTAAAGCGGGTCGAGACCCACCAATTGCCCCGTTTTATGTACCGTATAGGAAGCCGTATCCTGTGATACCggataataattatgatatttcCAATCCCAAATCTGTGATTGAAGAGCTTGATAGGATTGAGGAGTTCTTGAAATGGGTTAGCTACATTTTTGTTGATGGTAGCAC GTATGAAGGCACTGTTTGGGATGACTTGGCACATGGAAAAGGTGTTTATGTCGCTGAGCAAGGGCTGGTCAG GTATGAAGGTGAATGGCTTCAAAACAACATGGAAGGTCATGGAGTTGTTGAGGTTGAGATACCCCACATAGAACCCATCCCAGGATCCAA ACTTGAAGCCAAGATGAGAGCTGAAGGCAAGATTATAAAGAGAGACTTTATGTCCCCAGAAGACAGAGAATGGCTGGAGAAGGATATTGAAGATACTCTAGAGCTAACAAACGGAAGTTATGAAATTCCTTTCTATGAGAATGATGAATGGATCAGGCAATTCGGCAAGAAACC GGAGAAGGGGCGATATCGCTATGCTGGCCAATGGAAGCATGGAAGAATGCATGGTTGCGGTTTATATGAAGTTAATGAACGCACAATATAT GGTCGTTTTTATTTTGGAGAACATGTAGCAGAGGATACTtatggatgtgatgcagaaatTTCAGCG ATGCATGCAGGTATAGCAGAAGTTGCAGCTGCTAAGGCCCGGATGTTTATTAACAAGCCTGATGGAA TGGTGAGAGAAGAGAGAGGCCCCTATAGTGATCCTCAACATCCATATTtatatgaagaagatgatgtGTGGATGGCACCAGGTTTCATCAACCAGTTTTATGAA GTTCCGGATTATTGGAAAGCATATACACATGACGTGGATGAAGAGAGAGAAATGTGGTTGAACTCATTTTACAAAGCTCCTTTACGATTGCCTATGCCTGCAGAGCTTGAACATTGGTGGTCCAAAG ATGAAAAGCCGGAGTTTATTTTACTTAACAAGGAACCTGAGCCTGATCCTGAAGATCCTTCTAAACTCGTCTATACTGAAGATCCTGTCATCCTGCACACTCCGACTGGAAGGATTATCAACTATGTGGAAGATGAGGAACATGGGTTACGATTGTTTTGGCAACCTCCTGTAAAAGAGGGTGAAGATGTCGATCCTGATAAAGTTGAATTCCTCCCCCTAGGATTTGACGAGTTTTATGGACGAGGTGGGACTGTCAAATCAGATAGTGTGTGGAAACGGTTTGTTACCTCAGTGGAAAATGCATGCAAACCGATGTTTGACAAACTTGAGAAATGGActgaagagaagaagaaagcaGGTGAGATGAAGATAGAGCTGTTGAAAAAAGAGTTAGAATTAGCAGAAGCAGAATTGTCTCTAAAGGAAGCGTTGGAAGACATGGATGATGAATTAAAAAGAATGCAAGAAGAGGAGGAAAAGAAAGTTGCAATGGGAACccaagaagaagatgatattgTACCTTCTGAATCAACAGATGAACTTGAGAAAACTTGGGCGGAAAAGAAGGAAGATGAGGACGAGGACGAGGACGAGGAAGACGAAGAGGAGGTTACTGCATCAAGTTTTGGATCTGCTGACAATCAAAGCTCAGCTAAAAGTGACAAGAAGGATAACAGATCTGGAAAGGCTCCGTTTGGAGCATCCTCTTTGTCATTTGCTGCCTGTACCTTGGTTCCCACT GTGCCACCTAAGCTACAGCATACATTTACGGCTTGGAAGGGAAAATTGAGTCCTAAACCGTCATCTCCATTGTCCAACGCTCCATCTGATGTCCATGAATTTCCAAAGGAGCAACAGACTCCAGGCTCAATTAGCTTCCCTTATGCTGTTGCACAAAATGGAAGATTAAGAGCTGTTAGTCAAGCACAGATGCCAGAGAAGTATATCAGCAAGTCGCGTATCAGAAAACGCTCAAAGCAGAAAACGTCTTCACAAATTCAAGGATATCAACAAGAGCTTTGCTTCAACATATTATCACTACACACACCATTGCCTTTGTAG
- the LOC101246211 gene encoding pentatricopeptide repeat-containing protein At2g15820, chloroplastic: MSTPLLCNTSLIQSSMPTVLRPPSSPLRRHHGGRRHHRHHLLPSSPFFLPLKPLSLSPSISLYTPFSSSSTSPQQLLLDSQENQVDFDNWDPVSASGVAESFNFDDSFDSVELKKFETPSIEVRELEDIPDQWRRARLAWLCKELPAHRTPTMVRILNAQRKWFRQEDGSFVAVHCMRIRENEAAFRVYKWMMPQHWFRFDFALATKLADYLGKERKHLKCREIFDDIINQGRVPCESTFHILIIAYLSSSGPSVLDEACNIYNRMVHLGGYKPRLNLHNSLFKALLGKTSSESKQFLKQAEFIYQNLTSSGLEIHRDIFGGLIWLHSYQDVVDMERIAALRAEMRSRGIEESKEVLVSVLRACSKDGNVEEAERTWSKLLSIDGCPPSQAFVYRMEVYAKIGEPTKSLKVFRRMQEQLGSTSVAAYHKIIKVLSKYQKLDLADSIMSEFINSGMKQLVPSFIDLMRMYSIAGLHEKLESTFLRYREVCHPNLTVFNIYLDLLVNTGNLSLAEEIFHEMRGNVAIGVDSRACNSILRGYMTSAEYVKAVKIYNLMRQKKYDVEIESSLMERLDYVLSLREKVIEKPIRLKLTAEQREVLTGSLLGGVQIRSDEERRLHAIHYEFNEESRIHSIFKRHIHDEFHEWLGSHDMMVDSTADIPSSFTTISHSDFTFYADQFWPNGRPCIPKLIHRWLSPRVLAYWYMYGGYRTSSGDILLRVKGSSEGVVSILKALKAKSLHCRVKNRGKVFWIGFLGDNATFFWKVVEPFIIDELKGLLKAGGDSNGSLETQCINFDSGSESNEKNSGYIEPDTSLSD, from the exons ATGTCCACTCCACTGTTATGTAATACTTCCCTTATCCAATCCTCCATGCCCACCGTCCTCCGCCCTCCCTCCTCCCCACTCCGCCGCCACCACGGCGGCCGCCGGCATCATCGCCACCACCTCTTACCTTCATCACCCTTTTTCCTTCCCCTAAAACCCCTTTCATTATCTCCCTCAATATCCCTTTACACCCCCTTTTCTTCATCTTCCACTTCACCCCAACAACTTCTACTCGATTCCcaagaaaatcaagttgattTCGACAATTGGGACCCCGTTTCTGCTTCTGGGGTTGCTGAAAGTTTCAATTTTGATGATTCTTTTGACTCTGTGGAGTTGAAGAAGTTTGAAACCCCATCTATTGAGGTGAGGGAATTAGAGGATATACCTGATCAATGGCGTAGGGCAAGATTAGCTTGGCTTTGTAAAGAGCTTCCTGCTCACAGGACGCCTACTATGGTTAGGATTTTGAATGCACAAAGGAAGTGGTTTAGGCAAGAAGATGGGAGTTTTGTTGCTGTTCATTGTATGCGAATTCGCGAAAATGAAGCTGCTTTTAGG GTTTACAAATGGATGATGCCGCAACATTGGTTTCGATTTGATTTTGCTCTAGCTACAAAACTAGCAGATTACTTGGGAAAGGAACGAAAGCACTTGAAGTGCCGGGAGATTTTTGATGACATAATTAATCAGGGACGAGTGCCTTGTGAATCTACATTCCATATTCTCATTATTGCCTATCTTAGTTCATCTGGACCATCAGTGCTAGATGAAGCATGTAACATCTACAATCGCATGGTGCACTTGGGAGGTTATAAGCCTCGGCTTAACTTACACAATTCTCTGTTTAAAGCTCTTTTGGGGAAGACATCGAGCGAGAGTAAACAATTTCTGAAACAGGCTGAATTTATATATCAGAACTTGACTTCCTCTGGATTGGAAATACACAGAGATATTTTCGGGGGTCTTATATGGCTTCACAGTTATCAAGATGTGGTCGATATGGAAAGAATCGCTGCACTAAGAGCAGAAATGCGGTCTAGAGGAATTGAAGAGAGCAAAGAGGTACTTGTGTCAGTTTTAAGAGCTTGCTCGAAGGATGGAAATGTGGAGGAAGCCGAAAGAACTTGGTCAAAACTTCTCTCCATCGATGGCTGTCCTCCTTCTCAAGCTTTTGTCTATCGTATGGAAGTATATGCAAAGATTGGAGAACCTACAAAATCTTTGAAAGTATTTAGGAGGATGCAGGAACAACTGGGTTCCACCTCCGTTGCAGCataccataaaataataaaggtgCTGTCTAAATATCAAAAACTAGACCTTGCAGATTCTATCATGTCTGAGTTCATAAACAGTGGTATGAAACAGCTGGTCCCATCATTCATCGATTTGATGAGGATGTACTCCATTGCAGGTTTACATGAGAAACTGGAATCTACCTTTCTCCGGTACCGTGAAGTCTGCCATCCGAATCTGAcagtttttaatatttatttggatttaTTGGTGAATACTGGCAATCTGAGCCTCGCTGAAGAAATCTTCCATGAAATGCGTGGTAATGTGGCAATTGGTGTTGATTCTCGTGCTTGCAACAGTATCTTGAGAGGCTATATGACCTCTGCAGAGTATGTGAAGGCAGTAAAGATATACAATTTGATGCGCCAAAAGAAATACGACGTTGAGATTGAATCTTCATTGATGGAAAGACTTGATTATGTTCTTAGCTTGCGGGAGAAAGTAATTGAAAAACCTATTAGACTGAAGCTCACAGCAGAGCAACGAGAGGTTTTGACAGGGTCGCTTCTTGGGGGTGTGCAAATTAGATCAGATGAAGAGAGAAGATTGCATGCAATCCATTATGAATTTAATGAAGAGTCGAGGATCCATTCCATTTTTAAGAGACACATACATGATGAATTTCACGAGTGGTTAGGCTCTCATGATATGATGGTGGATAGCACTGCGGACATTCCTAGTTCTTTTACTACCATTTCACATTCTGATTTTACTTTCTATGCTGATCAGTTCTGGCCCAACGGACGTCCTTGTATACCAAAACTTATACATAGATGGTTGTCACCTCGCGTTCTTGCTTACTGGTATATGTACGGTGGTTACCGGACATCATCTGGTGATATTCTGTTGAGAGTAAAGGGAAGTTCAGAGGGTGTTGTGAGTATTCTTAAAGCACTAAAAGCCAAATCGTTACACTGCCGAGTAAAAAATAGAGGGAAGGTCTTTTGGATAGGATTTCTGGGGGACAATGCTACATTTTTCTGGAAGGTGGTAGAGCCCTTCATTATTGATGAGTTAAAGGGACTCCTTAAAGCAGGTGGCGACTCAAATGGATCCCTGGAAACCCAATGTATCAATTTTGACAGCGGATCAGAGTCCAACGAGAAGAATTCAGGTTATATCGAACCTGACACGTCCTTGTCTGATTGA
- the LOC101246792 gene encoding uncharacterized protein At4g22758, protein MPSPRNHRRGGSEEKNRKGKLSEKSMSFHVQSSEGSTSELLRRPRTVPDLLSAGRISAGTGKSPEMKDKLKLTKLLLNVTIQRSIGPVHVLISLESTVQDLIAAALRQYSKEGRRPVLTSVNPADYDLHYSQFSLESLDREEKLIGLGSRNFFLCPKTSNSAGAGAGTSSSSSSCAKQADKATATKISLPWLKFMDFML, encoded by the exons ATGCCTTCTCCGAGAAATCACCGGAGAGGAGGTAGTGAGGAGAAGAATCGGAAGGGGAAGTTATCGGAGAAATCAATGTCGTTTCACGTACAGAGTTCGGAGGGTAGTACGTCGGAGTTGCTGCGAAGGCCGAGAACAGTACCGGATTTGCTCTCCGCCGGTAGAATTTCAGCCGGAACCGGTAAATCGCCGGAAATGAAGGACAAATTGAAGCTAACGAAGCTGCTGTTGAATGTTACGATTCAGAGAAGTATAGGTCCTGTACATGTTCTAATTTCGCTTGAATCGACGGTTCAGGATCTCATCGCTGCCGCTCTCCGGCAATACTCGAAAGAAGGAAGGCGGCCGGTTCTTACATCCGTCAATCCCGCCGATTACGATCTTCATTACTCGCAGTTCAGTTTAGAAA GTTTAGACAGGGAAGAGAAACTGATCGGATTAGGTTCTAGAAACTTCTTTCTATGTCCAAAAACGTCAAATTCCGCCGGCGCCGGTGCCGGAACATCGTCTTCTTCTTCGAGCTGTGCAAAGCAAGCTGATAAAGCTACTGCTACAAAAATTTCATTACCTTGGCTCAAATTCATGGATTTCATGCTGTGA
- the HDT3 gene encoding histone deacetylase: MEFWGVEVKAGQTLKVKPELFKLIHISQAAIGEVKDVKEAKYVPLRLTVGDNKYVIGTLSAEDRPQLMFDLVFEKEFELSHGWKNGSVHFMGYSADDPSSEEIDSGDDVFSDEENVMEALNGKLEADVKDVKPDAKKSAPAKDEKNAKVAESKKETESDEDDDDSEDDSDDEDDSEDDSDDVPLGMDGPEGMDLSDDSEDDDDSEEDDDSEEETPKKVEQKKRPAPSPKVAPGSGKKAKQATPDNKSGGKKGPATPSAKQNGKPAFNGNNKPKTQSPKSGGQFSGNKSNNKNFSGQKNFKGKQGRK, translated from the exons ATGGAGTTTTGGG GTGTTGAAGTGAAAGCAGGACAAACACTAAAGGTTAAGCCCGAGCTTTTCAAGCTCATTCATATTTCTCAG GCTGCCATAGGTGAAGTGAAGGATGTCAAAGAAGCCAAATATGTTCCACTACGCCTAACTGTTGGAGATAACAAATATGTCATTGGAACTCTATCTGCTGAGGATAGACCTCAGTTGATGTTTGACTTGGTCTTTGAAAAGGAGTTTGAACTTTCACATGGATGGAAAAATGGGAGTGTGCACTTCATGGGATACTCTGCTGATGATCCGAGCAGTGAGGAAATTGACTCTGGAGATGATGTTTTTTCCGATGAAGAGAATGTTATGGAGGCACTGAATGGGAAACTTGAGGCTGATGTGAAGGATGTAAAGCCTGATGCAAAGAAGTCTGCACCTGCGAAGGATGAGAAAAATGCTAAGGTAGCTGAATCAAAGAAAGAGACGGAATCTGATGAAGATGATGACGATTCTGAAGATGACTCTGATGATGAAGACGATTCTGAAGATGACTCTGATGATGTGCCTCTAGGCATG GATGGACCAGAAGGGATGGATCTTTCTGATGATTCcgaggatgatgatgattccGAGGAAGATGATGATTCAGAAGAAGAGACACCTAAAAAG gtTGAGCAGAAGAAGAGACCAGCTCCATCTCCTAAAGTAGCTCCTGGCTCCGGCAAAAAAGCTAAACAAGCAACCCCCGACAACAAGTCAG GTGGTAAGAAAGGTCCAGCCACCCCTTCTGCTAAGCAAAATGGTAAACCTGCATTCAATGGTAACAACAAACCGAAAACTCAGTCCCCAAAATCTGGTGGTCAGTTCTCCGGCAACAAATCTAACAACAA GAACTTCAGTGGCCAAAAGAACTTCAAGGGCAAGCAAGGAAGGAAGTAG